In Aeromicrobium wangtongii, the DNA window ATGTCGTAGCGCCGGCAGATGTCCTTGACCTTGACCGCGATCTCGGCATAGCGGTTGCTGGGCAGGTCGGGGAACAGGTGGTGCTCGATCTGGTAGCCGAGCTGACCGCTCATCAGGTGCAGCAGCGTGCCGCCCTCGAAGTTCGCCGATCCCAGCATCTGGCGCAGGTACCACTCGGCGCGGGTCTCGTCCTCGAGCTCCTCCTCGGTGAAGTGCACCGCGCCGTCGGGGAAGTGGCCGCAGAAGATGATCATGTACGACCACACGTTGCGCATGATGTTGGCGGTGACGTTGGCCGACAGCGTGTGGAAGAACGACGGTCCGCTGAGGGCGGGGTACATCAGGTAGTCCTTGAACGCCTGCTTGCCGACCTTGTCGCCGATCTGCTTGAGCTGTTTCTTGAGCAGCTTCGGATCCTTCTGGCCCTTGCGGATCGCCTCGATGTCCAGGTCGTGCAGCGCGACGCCCCACTCGAAGAACAGGGCGAGCAGCGCGTTGTAGACCGGCTGCCCCAGGTTGTAGGGCGTCCACTTCTGGTCACGCGACATGCGCAGGATGCCGTAGCCGATGTCGTTGTCGTGGCCGAGGACATTGGTGAACTGGTGGTGGATGTAGTTGTGCGAGTGCTTCCACTGCTCGGCCGGCTGGGTCGTGTCCCACTCCCAGTTGCTGGAGTGGATCTCCGGATCGTTCATCCAGTCCCACTGGCCGTGCATCGTGTTGTGGCCGATCTCCATGTTCTCCAGGATCTTGGCCGAGCCGAGCATCGCGGTGCCCAGCAACCACGCCGGCGGGAAGAAGCTGGCGAACAGCGTGATGCGGCCGGCGGCCGCCAGGCGGCGCTGCAACGTGATGACGCGCGTGACGTAGTCACGGTCGGCCTGGCCACGCGATGCCTCCACCTCCGCCCGGATCTCGTCGAGCTCGCGGCCGATCGCCTCGATCTCCTCGTCGGTCAGGTGGGTGTACTCACGGACGTCTGAGAACGCCATGTGGCTCTCCTTCTCGTTACGTCTTACAGGGACAGGGTGCAGTCGCCGGCAGCGACCGAGATGCAGGTCTGGACGTACTCGCCCGGCTCGCCGTGCTCGTCGCCGCTGCGCAGGTCGCGCACGCGGCCGGACGCCAGTGGCACGTCACAGGTGTGGCAGATGCCCATCCGGCAGCCGAACAGCATGTTGACGCCGGCCTTCTCGCCGGCGTCGAGCAGCGTGGTGGCGCCGTCGACCTCGACGGTCGGGCCGCCGACGCCGAAGGTGACGGTGCCGCCCTCGCCGCCGTCGGTGACCGCGAGGTTGAAGCGCTCGACGTGCAGGTGGTCCTCGCGGCCGAGGCGCCGGTAGTGGTCGGTGAGCGCGTCGAGCATCGGTGCGGGCCCGCACGCCCACGTCTCGCGCTCCATCCAGTCGTGGCAGACGTCGTCGAGGCGCTCGATCTCGAGCATGCCCTCGTCGTCGGTGAACCGGGGGACGAAGGTGAGGTGCTCGGCGCGCTGGGCGAGCTCGTGCAGCTCGTCGTGGAACATCATGTCCTCGCGGTGGCGTGCCGAGTACGACAGCACGGCGTCCGGCAGGGAGCCCCGGCGGTCCAGCGTGCGCAGGATCGACATGATCGGCGTGATGCCGCTGCCGCCCACGAGCATCAGCATCTTCTCCGGCGGCGGGTCCGGCACGACGAAGTCGCCCTGCGGCGTGGCCAGACGCACGATCGTGCCCGGCTCGAGGCCGTTGACCAGGTGCTCGGACAAGAAGCCCTCGGGCATGGCCTTGACCGTGATGCTGACGGTCCTGCCCTCGACCAGCGGCACCGACGACAGTGAGTACGAGCGCCAGTGGAAGCGGCCATCGATCTCGACGCCGATGCCGATGTACTGGCCGGGGGCGTGGTCGAACGACCATCCCCAGCCGGGACGGATGACCAGCGTCGCGGCGTTCTCGGTCTCCGCAACAACCTTCTCGACCCGACCGCGCAGCTCGCGCTGGGTCCACAGGGGGTTGATGAGGGCGAGATAGTCATCGGGCGACAACGGGGTGGTGAGCCCCTTGCCGAGCGTGCGGAGACGCTGCAGCGCGGACGTGCGTTCAATCAGCGGAGCCATGGCCTGCCCTTCGGTGTACACGCGTTCACTCGTGGTGTAACTCAGAGTGACATTTTCGGTGGGGGGATGCAACAGGACCTCAGTCCCTTTTTGCCGCGATGATGGGAGACATGCGCCACCTGCACCCCCTCCGCGACCTCGACGAGACCACCCTGCGAGCCCGCACCAGCCTCAAGTGGCGCGAGTACCCGCCCGACGTGCTGCCCCTGTGGGTCGCCGAGATGGACGTCGTGCCGGCCCGGCCCGTGGTCGACGCCCTCAAGAGGGCCGTCGAGTCCGGTGACACCGGATATCCGCACGGCAACGGATATGCCGAGGCGCTGGCCGACTTCGCCGCCGACCGCTGGTCGTGGACGGGGCTGGACCCGCAGCGCACGGCCTACGCCGCCGACGTCATGACCGGCCTGTCCGAGGTGCTCCGCCTCGTCTCGGCTCCCGGCGACCCGGTCGTCGTCAACCCGCCGGTCTACCCGCCGTTCTTCGGTTTCACCGAGCACGCCGACCGCATGATCGTCGAGGCGCCACTGGGAGAGGACGGACGCCTGGACCTCGGAGCCCTCGAAGCGGCATTCCTCACTGCCGGCGGGTCAGGGCGTCCGGTGACGTACCTGCTGTGCAATCCACACAACCCGACGGCGGTCGCCCACACGATGACCGAGCTGACCGCTGTCGCGGCGCTCGCAGCGACCCATGGCGTCCGGGTCGTGGTCGACGAGATCCACGGACCGCTGGTCCCCGGGGATTTCGTGCCCTACCTGAGCATCCCGGGTGCCGAGGACGCCTTCGCGGTGACGTCGGCGTCGAAGTCCTGGAACCTGGCCGGCCTGAAGGCGGCGGTCATCATCGCGGGGGAGCGGGCCGCCGGCGACCTGGAGCGCCTGCCCGAGATCGTCTCGCACGGCCCCAGCCACCTGGGGATGATCGCGCACACCGTCGCCCTGCGCGAGGGCGTCGCGTGGCTGGACGCCGTGCAGGCCGATCTCGCGGAGAACCGTGCGCTGCTCGCCGAGCTGCTGGCCGAGCATCTTCCCGGCGTGCGCTGGGCCCGGGGCGACGCGACCTACCTGGCCTGGTTGGACTGTCGCGACCTTCGCCTCGGTGACGATCCCGCCGCGGCCTTCCTCGAGCAGGGACGGGTCGCGGTCAACTCCGGGCTGCCGTTCGGGACCGGAGGCGCCGGGCACGTCCGGCTCAACATCGCGACCTCGCCGCAGATCCTTACCGAGGCGATCACCCGCATGGCATCGGTGGCCGGGCACCCGGACTAGCCGGCATGGTCCGGTCGAGTCATTCTGGGCGTTCCCGCCCGGATCCGACGCTCCGCGCCCCTAGGATTCCGGCAGGGAGACAGCATGGAATCGACATCGGCGCGGCTTGGACAGTGGTTGCGTTCACTGCCACAGCTGACCGTCGCGGCCGCGACGATGTACGGCTGCGGATGCCTGCTGCTGGTGCTCAGTGCGATCGCCTGGCAGCCGGGCCGCAACCCGCGAGGGGTCATCGTCGTGCTGGCGGTCATCGCCTTCGTCCTGTTCGTCTGGGTCCTGGCCCGGGGGCGGCGGTTCACCGCCACGGAGGCGCTCGCGCTGTCGGGCGTGCAGCTGTTCACGATCGGCTGCCTGACCTGGACGACGCACCTGGACCTGGGGGCCTTCGCCAACGGGACGGCCCTGCCGATCGTGGGTGTGTTCATGGTGTGGTTCCTGGACCTCGCCCGCGCCCGGGTCGTGCTGTTCCTCGGGACGGCCTGGTGGTTCGCCGGGATCCTGCACCGGGACGAGCCGTCGCTCGTCCCGTTCGCCGTGTCGCTGGCCCTGCAGACGCTCCTCGCTGCCGAGGTCTTCTCGCGGGTCAAGCACCGTATGGATCGGCTGGCTCGCACCGACCCCCTGACCGGGACGCTCAACCGGCTCGGCATCACCGAGACCGTCGACCGCGAGCTGTATCGCGCCCTGCGGCGGCACCGGCCCCTGGCCGTGGTCGCGATCGACCTCGACGGGCTGCGGGAGATCAACAACACGCTCGGCCACCACGCCGGCGACCAACTGCTGGAGACCATCGCCCGGCACTGGCTGGGCGCCATCCGGGGCGGCGACGACGTGGGACGCACCGGCGGCGACGAGTTCTTGTTCGTCCTGCCCGACACCAGCGAGGAGGAGGCCGAGAGCTTCGTCCGGAGGATGGCGTCCTCGTCACCCGGCGCCTGGTCGGCCGGGATCGCCATGGCCGAGCCCGGTGACAATGGCCTCTCCCTGGTCGAGCGGGCCGACCGGCGGATGTACGTCGACAAGGCCACCCGCCGGGGTGCCGAGAACCTCCGGCCGTCCTAGCGTGGCCCCATGGACCACGGACCCGATGACCGACACACGCGACCCGACGGCGTCAGCGATGGGACCGTCGAGGCGCTCGGCAAGCTGAGCGAGGCGCTCGAGGCCGTCGAGGAGGCGCGCGGGCACCTGTACACCTTCCACCGCCGCAGCGGCACCGCCGATCTGCTGCTCGGTGACGCCGTCGACCTGCTGCGCGAGGCCGGCCATGACGATCTCGCCGACGACATCGAGACCGATCTGGTCGGCCGCAACGTCATCGAGGGCCGCTGGACCTTCCAGATCGTCGAGGACTACGACGCGACCTACTACGAGGCGTTCAAGCGGCACGAGCAGGCGGCGCGCGATGCGCTGGCAGGGGGCCGGACCCACCTGTTCGAGGCCGAGATGAAGGAGGACCGGCGGACCCACGGCAGGCGCCACCACGAGGCGCGTCCCGACGAATGATCGCAGCTGCGGCGATTGCCGGGCCGGGGATCGGGTACGTCCCGGGAAGTCGACGAAAGGAGCCCACCATGGGACTCGAAGACAAGATGAGCAACAAGGCCGAGGACGCCAAGGGCAAGGCGAAAGAGGCCGTCGGCGGCGCTACTGGCGACGACGAGCTCAAGAACCAGGGCAAGGGCGATCAGGCCAAGTCCGACATCAAGGACGCCGGCGAGAAGATCAAGGACGCCTTCAAGCACTGAGCGTCATCCCGCGTTGAGCGCGCCGACCGCGACATGACGGTCGGCGCGCTCACTGCTGTCCGGAGCTATCCCAGGGCCGTCAGGATCTGCAGGGTCCTGGCCCAGGCCGCCGATGCCGGGTCGATCAGGACGAAGTGGTCGCCGGCGACCTCGGTGAGCTCGGCGTCCGCGCCGGCCCGCACCGCCCGCTCGACGTAGCCGGTCGACTGTGACAACGGCACGACGTCGTCCTCGGTGCCGTGGATGCACCGCACCGGGACGTCCAGCGGGATCATCGCCGCTGGGTCGGCCAGCCGGTAGCGGTCGTCCCGGGACCCGCCCATGAAGTCCTGCACGGCGCCCGTCCCGAGGTTCGCGTCGTGGGCGGCCGCCAGGTCCAGCACCCCGGCCTGCGAGACCGCGCCGGTCACGGCGACCCGCGGCCGTCCCCACGGGGGCCCGGCGAGCCGCGCCCGTCCGGCGGCCCACACGGCCAGGTGCCCTCCCGCGGAGTGGCCGAGTGTCAGCACCGATCCGGTGTCGAGGTCGTCGACGTCGGCCAGGGCGTCGATCGCCGCCGCGATGTCGTCGAACGTCCCCGGCCAGCCACCCCCGTTGCCGACCCGCCGGTACTCCACGTTCCACGCCGCCCAGCCCTCCGCGGCCAGCGACGCCGCCAGCGGGCGCCCCAGCGACAGGTCGTACCGCGACCGCCAGAAGCCCCCGTGGATCACGACCACGACCCCCTTCGGCCGGCCGGACGGACGGGTCAGCTCGGCGAGCTGCGACGGTTCCGGGCCGTACCTGATCGTCTCCACGTCGCCTCCCGCCTCGGGTGCCGTCCACCGGCACGGGGCCAGCCAAGCGGACGCCGGTGTCCACCGCCACCCGACACGGACAGGGGGTCCCGAACGACCGATAGGATCGGCAGACGGTTCGAGCCCTGGAAGGAGGCCCCGGTGGACGTCCACGAGCTCGACCAGTACCTCCTCGTGGGCTCCGGGGTCCTGATCCTGGCCATCCTCGCCGTCCGTCTGTCCGTCAGGGCCGGTCTGCCGTCCCTGCTGGTCTACCTCGCCCTGGGGCTGCTGCTGGGCAGCTCCGGC includes these proteins:
- a CDS encoding fatty acid desaturase family protein; amino-acid sequence: MAFSDVREYTHLTDEEIEAIGRELDEIRAEVEASRGQADRDYVTRVITLQRRLAAAGRITLFASFFPPAWLLGTAMLGSAKILENMEIGHNTMHGQWDWMNDPEIHSSNWEWDTTQPAEQWKHSHNYIHHQFTNVLGHDNDIGYGILRMSRDQKWTPYNLGQPVYNALLALFFEWGVALHDLDIEAIRKGQKDPKLLKKQLKQIGDKVGKQAFKDYLMYPALSGPSFFHTLSANVTANIMRNVWSYMIIFCGHFPDGAVHFTEEELEDETRAEWYLRQMLGSANFEGGTLLHLMSGQLGYQIEHHLFPDLPSNRYAEIAVKVKDICRRYDIPYTTGPLHKQYGQTLRTIMKLSLPNRRTEDNPAPIAPRERRRLRDDERPTRRSELGKWSRAATA
- a CDS encoding ferredoxin reductase; this encodes MAPLIERTSALQRLRTLGKGLTTPLSPDDYLALINPLWTQRELRGRVEKVVAETENAATLVIRPGWGWSFDHAPGQYIGIGVEIDGRFHWRSYSLSSVPLVEGRTVSITVKAMPEGFLSEHLVNGLEPGTIVRLATPQGDFVVPDPPPEKMLMLVGGSGITPIMSILRTLDRRGSLPDAVLSYSARHREDMMFHDELHELAQRAEHLTFVPRFTDDEGMLEIERLDDVCHDWMERETWACGPAPMLDALTDHYRRLGREDHLHVERFNLAVTDGGEGGTVTFGVGGPTVEVDGATTLLDAGEKAGVNMLFGCRMGICHTCDVPLASGRVRDLRSGDEHGEPGEYVQTCISVAAGDCTLSL
- a CDS encoding MalY/PatB family protein; its protein translation is MRHLHPLRDLDETTLRARTSLKWREYPPDVLPLWVAEMDVVPARPVVDALKRAVESGDTGYPHGNGYAEALADFAADRWSWTGLDPQRTAYAADVMTGLSEVLRLVSAPGDPVVVNPPVYPPFFGFTEHADRMIVEAPLGEDGRLDLGALEAAFLTAGGSGRPVTYLLCNPHNPTAVAHTMTELTAVAALAATHGVRVVVDEIHGPLVPGDFVPYLSIPGAEDAFAVTSASKSWNLAGLKAAVIIAGERAAGDLERLPEIVSHGPSHLGMIAHTVALREGVAWLDAVQADLAENRALLAELLAEHLPGVRWARGDATYLAWLDCRDLRLGDDPAAAFLEQGRVAVNSGLPFGTGGAGHVRLNIATSPQILTEAITRMASVAGHPD
- a CDS encoding sensor domain-containing diguanylate cyclase, which codes for MRSLPQLTVAAATMYGCGCLLLVLSAIAWQPGRNPRGVIVVLAVIAFVLFVWVLARGRRFTATEALALSGVQLFTIGCLTWTTHLDLGAFANGTALPIVGVFMVWFLDLARARVVLFLGTAWWFAGILHRDEPSLVPFAVSLALQTLLAAEVFSRVKHRMDRLARTDPLTGTLNRLGITETVDRELYRALRRHRPLAVVAIDLDGLREINNTLGHHAGDQLLETIARHWLGAIRGGDDVGRTGGDEFLFVLPDTSEEEAESFVRRMASSSPGAWSAGIAMAEPGDNGLSLVERADRRMYVDKATRRGAENLRPS
- a CDS encoding CsbD family protein, which encodes MGLEDKMSNKAEDAKGKAKEAVGGATGDDELKNQGKGDQAKSDIKDAGEKIKDAFKH
- a CDS encoding alpha/beta hydrolase family protein, which gives rise to METIRYGPEPSQLAELTRPSGRPKGVVVVIHGGFWRSRYDLSLGRPLAASLAAEGWAAWNVEYRRVGNGGGWPGTFDDIAAAIDALADVDDLDTGSVLTLGHSAGGHLAVWAAGRARLAGPPWGRPRVAVTGAVSQAGVLDLAAAHDANLGTGAVQDFMGGSRDDRYRLADPAAMIPLDVPVRCIHGTEDDVVPLSQSTGYVERAVRAGADAELTEVAGDHFVLIDPASAAWARTLQILTALG